A single window of Oxyura jamaicensis isolate SHBP4307 breed ruddy duck chromosome 3, BPBGC_Ojam_1.0, whole genome shotgun sequence DNA harbors:
- the CMTR1 gene encoding cap-specific mRNA (nucleoside-2'-O-)-methyltransferase 1, whose protein sequence is MKRRSEPDFGSPQKKQQKKVEDLGLTLSSTSDDEAQFSNHTTQESSSSSSGSESESDEKRPVFSNEFKQDSLVEGTSSRYSMYNSVSQKLMAKMGFREGEGLGKYGQGRKDIVEASNQKGRRGFGLTLKGFDGELNIDWQDEPEPSAYEEVDWCLECTTEIPDAQELKEWMTVGKRKMVIEDETEFCNEELLRNVLRCKSVFDELDGEEMRRARTRSNPYEMIRGVFFLNRAAMKMANMDHVFDYMFTNPKDFHGRPLIKERDAELLYFADVCAGPGGFSEYVLWRRKWHAKGFGMTLKGPNDFKLEDFYSASSELFEPYYGEGGIDGDGDITRPENITAFRNFVLDNTDHKGVHFLMADGGFSVEGQENLQEILSKQLMLCQFLTALSIVRTGGHFVCKTFDLFTPFSVGLVYLLYCCFERVCIFKPVTSRPANSERYVICKGLKLGTEDVRDYLFMVNIRLNQLRNSDVDVNLVVPLNVIKGDQDFYDYIVQSNENHCKVQIKALAKIRAFVQDTTLIEPRQAEIRKECLQLWGIPDQARVAPSSSDPKSKFFELIQGTDIDTFSYKPTPLNSSTLEKIRQVLDYRCMVAGSEQKFLLGLGKSQIYTWDGRQSDRWTKLDLKTELPRDTLLSVEIVHELKGEGKAQRKISAIHILDVLVLNGNDVRNQHFNQRIQLAEKFVKAVSKPSRPDMNPIRVKEVYRLEEMEKIFVRLEMKVIKSSGGIPRLSYTGRDDRHFVPTGLYIVRTVNDPWTMAYSKNSKRKFFFNKMTKQATYDLPSESIAPFHVCHYSRLFWEWGEGVKVHDSQKRQDPEKLSKEDVLSFIQAHYP, encoded by the exons ATGAAGAGGAGGAGCGAGCCCGACTTCGGCAGCCcgcagaagaagcagcagaagaaggTGGAAGACCTGGGGCTGACCCTCAGCTCCACGTCCGACGACGAGGCGCAGTTCAGCAACCATACCACGCAAG agtCTTCCAGTAGCAGCAGTGGGTCTGAGAGTGAGAGCGATGAAAAAAGACCAGTCTTCAGCAATGAGTTCAAACAAGACTCTCTCGTGGAGGGTACTTCGTCCCGCTACTCGATGTATAACAGTGTCTCCCAAAAGCTCATG gCCAAGATGGGCTTTCGGGAAGGAGAAGGTCTGGGAAAATACGGCCAAGGCAGGAAGGATATTGTTGAGGCCTCCAATCAGAAGGGACGGAGAGGCTTTGGGCTGACCCTCAAAGGATTTGATGGGGAGCTGAATATTGATTGGCAGGATGAGCCAGAG CCTAGTGCCTACGAGGAGGTGGACTGGTGCCTTGAGTGTACCACGGAAATCCCTGATGCCCAGGAGCTGAAGGAGTGGATGACTGTGGGGAAG AGGAAGATGGTGATTGAAGATGAAACAGAATTCTGTAATGAAGAGCTTTTACGTAATGTCCTGCGGTGCAAG AGTGTGTTTGATGAGCTGGATGGAGAAGAAATGCGTAGAGCCCGAACAAGATCCAACCCCTATGAGATGATCCGTGGAGTCTTCTTTCTGAACAG AGCTGCAATGAAGATGGCAAACATGGACCATGTCTTTGACTACATGTTTACAAACCCGAAGGACTTCCATGGG AGGCCCTTGATAAAGGAGCGAGATGCAGAGCTGCTCTACTTTGCTGATGTGTGTGCTGGTCCTGGGGGCTTCTCCGAGTACGTCTTGTGGAGGCGGAAGTGGCACGCGAAAGGATTTGGCATGACCTTGAAAGGACCAAATGACTTTAAACTAGAGGACTTCTATTCTGCTTCTAGTGAGCTCTTCGAACCTTACTACG GAGAAGGAGGGATTGATGGAGACGGAGACATTACTCGCCCGGAGAACATCACTGCTTTTCGGAATTTTGTTTTGGACAATACTGATCACAAGGGAGTGCATTTCTTAATGGCTGATGGG GGCTTCTCTGTGGAGGGTCAAGAGAATCTGCAAGAAATCCTAAGCAAACAGCTGATGCTTTGTCAGTTTCTTACAGCACTGTCCATCGTCCGGACAG GAGGACATTTTGTCTGCAAAACCTTTGACCTGTTTACTCCATTCAGTGTGGGGCTTGTTTATCTGCTGTATTGCTGCTTTGAGCGAGTGTGCATCTTTAAACCTGTGACAAGCCGTCCTGCTAACTCGGAGAG gtaCGTGATATGCAAAGGATTAAAGCTAGGGACTGAGGACGTGCGTGACTACCTCTTCATGGTGAACATCAGACTCAACCAGCTGCGCAACTCCGATGTGGATGTGAATCTAGTTGTCCCACTGAACGTGATCAAAGGGGACCAGGATTTCTATGATTACATTGTCCAGTCCAATGAAAA cCACTGCAAAGTTCAGATAAAGGCGTTAGCTAAAATTCGTGCCTTTGTTCAAGACAC GACGCTGATCGAGCCACGGCAGGCTGAAATCCGAAAGGAGTGTCTCCAGCTATGGGGG attcCTGATCAGGCCCGTGTTGCTCCCTCATCTTCAGATCCCAAGTCCAAGTTCTTTGAGCTGATCCAG GGCACGGACATTGATACCTTCAGTTACAAACCCACTCCTCTGAATTCCAGTACACTGGAAAAAATCCGCCAAGTGTTAGATTACCGGTGTATGGTGGCTGGAAGTGAGCAGAAGTTCCTCTTGGGGCTAGGG AAATCACAGATCTACACATGGGATGGTCGCCAGTCAGACCGCTGGACAAAACTGGATTTGAAAACTGAGCTGCCACGAGATACCCTTCTCTCTGTGGAGATTGTTCATGAGCTGAAAGGGGAG GGGAAAGCGCAGCGAAAAATCAGCGCTATCCACATCCTTGATGTCTTGGTGCTGAATGGCAATGATGTCCGAAACCAGCATTTCAACCAGAG gATTCAACTGGCGGAAAAGTTTGTCAAAGCTGTTTCCAAACCTAGCCGGCCAGATATGAACCCGATCCG agTGAAAGAAGTGTATAGAttggaggagatggagaagatTTTTGTGAG GTTAGAGATGAAAGTCATCAAGAGCTCAGGGGGAATACCCCGGCTATCCTACACAGGCAGGGATGACCGGCACTTTGTACCCACAGGACTCTACATCGTGCGGACTGTGAATG ATCCCTGGACAATGGCATACAGCAAAAACTctaagaggaaattcttcttcAACAAGATGACCAAGCAAGCAACATACGACCTCCCTTCTGAATCCATCGCACCCTTTCA